Proteins co-encoded in one Acidobacteriota bacterium genomic window:
- a CDS encoding alpha/beta hydrolase, which produces MKTITLVTISIFLFAISLAAQTPIPLWPDGAPNAIGKEPQDIPTITPFVAPKETATGASVLVLPGGGYTRLSDVKEGSDIAKWLNSLGISAFVLKYRLGPRYNQPNPLLDAARAMRTVRARSKEFGVDSNRIAILGFSAGGHLASTLGTHFDAGKADARDEIDRMSSRPDAMILLYPVITMGEFTHAGSKKYLLGENPTPELIKLYSNELQVTKETPPTFIMHTMTDASVPVENAMLFAAALRKNSVPFEFHLYEQGPHGVGLAPTNPYLASWAARCADWLVLRGFLKR; this is translated from the coding sequence ATGAAGACCATCACCCTCGTTACAATTTCAATTTTTCTCTTCGCGATCTCGCTTGCCGCGCAGACACCGATTCCGCTTTGGCCCGACGGTGCACCAAACGCGATCGGCAAAGAGCCTCAGGACATCCCGACGATCACACCTTTCGTCGCTCCGAAAGAAACCGCGACCGGTGCCTCCGTTCTAGTGCTGCCCGGCGGCGGATACACTCGGCTTTCTGATGTAAAGGAAGGCAGCGATATCGCAAAATGGCTGAATTCGCTCGGCATTTCCGCCTTTGTCCTCAAATACCGCCTCGGCCCGCGTTACAATCAGCCAAATCCGCTGCTCGACGCCGCGAGAGCGATGCGTACAGTTCGAGCGCGTTCTAAAGAATTCGGCGTTGACTCAAATCGAATCGCGATACTAGGATTTTCTGCAGGCGGGCATCTCGCTTCTACACTTGGCACCCATTTTGATGCCGGAAAAGCGGACGCAAGGGATGAGATCGATCGAATGAGCTCGCGTCCGGACGCAATGATCCTGCTCTATCCGGTTATCACGATGGGCGAATTCACCCATGCCGGGTCAAAAAAATATCTCCTTGGCGAAAACCCGACACCGGAACTGATAAAGCTCTATTCGAACGAGCTGCAAGTGACCAAAGAAACGCCGCCAACATTCATCATGCACACAATGACCGATGCGAGTGTACCTGTTGAGAACGCAATGCTGTTCGCCGCAGCTCTGCGTAAAAACAGCGTGCCGTTCGAGTTTCACCTCTACGAACAAGGCCCCCACGGGGTCGGCCTCGCCCCGACGAATCCGTATCTGGCAAGCTGGGCCGCGAGGTGTGCGGATTGGCTGGTGCTGCGGGGATTTTTGAAGCGATAG
- a CDS encoding sugar-binding protein: protein MNNRILTVCSFLLGASLLASCGGGANTTSNAGANAANATAAGKEIKLAFVTNNASDYWTIARKGVEKADGELNDVKVEFKLPGEGTAAEQKRIIDDLTSTGIQGIAISPVDPDNQTQLINDTAKKALVITQDSDAPTSDRALYIGTDNVAAGRQAGELVKEALPNGGKIMVFVGKSDARNAAERFQGLKEALKDSKVEIIDIRTDDTDRARAKTNAADTLTKYPDIAGMVGLWSYNGPAILNAVKDAGKLDKVKIICFDEEDETLAGVKEGSIFATVVQQPYEFGYQSVILMSKIIKGDKSVIPAGKQINVPTLVIKKDSVEEFTKKINGLRGR, encoded by the coding sequence ATGAATAACAGAATCCTGACAGTATGTTCATTTCTGCTCGGAGCCTCGCTGCTCGCATCATGCGGCGGCGGAGCCAACACGACATCGAACGCCGGAGCCAATGCCGCGAACGCGACGGCCGCGGGCAAAGAGATAAAGCTGGCATTTGTAACAAATAACGCCTCAGATTACTGGACGATCGCCCGGAAAGGCGTCGAAAAGGCCGATGGCGAATTGAACGATGTAAAGGTCGAATTTAAACTCCCCGGCGAAGGAACCGCCGCCGAGCAAAAACGCATCATAGATGATCTGACCTCGACCGGCATTCAGGGCATCGCGATCAGCCCGGTCGATCCTGATAACCAGACCCAGCTCATCAATGACACTGCGAAAAAAGCGCTCGTGATCACGCAGGACAGCGATGCACCGACGAGTGACCGTGCCCTCTACATTGGCACCGACAACGTTGCCGCCGGCCGCCAGGCAGGCGAACTCGTCAAAGAAGCTTTGCCAAATGGCGGCAAGATCATGGTCTTCGTCGGCAAGAGCGACGCCCGCAATGCGGCTGAACGTTTTCAGGGTTTGAAAGAAGCTCTAAAGGATTCGAAGGTCGAGATCATCGACATCCGCACCGACGACACCGACCGTGCCCGGGCCAAAACCAACGCCGCCGACACGCTCACTAAGTATCCTGACATCGCCGGCATGGTCGGCCTCTGGAGCTATAACGGCCCCGCGATCCTCAACGCCGTCAAGGATGCGGGCAAGCTCGACAAGGTCAAGATCATCTGCTTCGACGAGGAAGACGAGACGCTGGCTGGTGTAAAAGAAGGTTCGATCTTCGCCACCGTCGTCCAGCAGCCGTACGAATTCGGCTACCAGTCGGTGATCCTGATGTCCAAGATCATCAAGGGAGACAAATCCGTTATCCCCGCGGGCAAACAGATCAACGTCCCGACCCTCGTCATCAAAAAAGACAGCGTCGAGGAATTCACTAAGAAGATCAATGGACTTCGAGGTCGATAA
- a CDS encoding galactose mutarotase, with translation MALGFSMNISAKPKITKDNFGQTADGKAVEIYTLTNSRGSEARIMTYGGTVVSLKVPDKSGKLGDVVLGFDSVADYEKHTSFFGALIGRYGNRIAKGKFSIGGKEYTLATNNGENHLHGGVKGYDRVVWTAKPFTSAAGANLELKYLSKDGEEGYPGNLNITVVYTLTEKNELKIVYSATTDKATVVNLTHHSYFNLAGAGAPTILDHELTIAGSKFTPTDAGSIPTGELRNVKGTPFDFTKATAIGKRIVQADEQLKFGKGYDHNWALNKTGKSLMLGATVFERSTGRVMKVLTTEPGIQFYSGNFLDGSLKGKSGQDYPLRSGFCLEAQHYPDSPNEPKFPSAVLKPGKKYSQTTVYQFSVR, from the coding sequence ATGGCTCTGGGATTCTCGATGAACATCTCAGCTAAACCTAAAATTACCAAAGACAATTTCGGCCAAACCGCCGACGGCAAAGCGGTCGAGATCTACACGCTCACCAACAGTCGTGGTTCTGAGGCTCGCATCATGACGTACGGCGGAACGGTCGTTTCGCTAAAAGTGCCCGACAAGAGCGGGAAACTTGGCGATGTCGTGCTCGGGTTCGACTCCGTCGCGGATTATGAGAAGCACACTTCGTTTTTCGGTGCGTTGATCGGCCGTTACGGCAATCGCATCGCGAAAGGGAAATTCTCGATCGGTGGCAAGGAATACACGCTCGCGACCAACAACGGCGAAAACCATCTGCACGGCGGCGTCAAAGGCTACGACCGCGTCGTCTGGACCGCGAAGCCTTTCACGAGTGCGGCCGGAGCAAACCTCGAACTCAAATACCTGAGTAAAGACGGCGAGGAAGGTTATCCCGGAAATCTAAATATCACAGTTGTTTACACGCTCACCGAAAAGAACGAGCTGAAGATCGTCTATTCTGCGACGACTGACAAAGCAACCGTTGTGAACCTGACGCATCACTCGTATTTCAATCTCGCCGGTGCGGGAGCCCCGACCATTCTCGACCATGAACTAACGATCGCCGGCTCGAAATTCACGCCGACGGACGCCGGTTCGATTCCAACGGGCGAATTGCGGAACGTGAAAGGCACACCCTTTGATTTCACGAAAGCGACCGCGATCGGCAAACGGATCGTGCAGGCCGACGAGCAGCTAAAATTTGGTAAAGGCTACGATCACAATTGGGCACTGAACAAGACAGGTAAGTCTCTGATGCTCGGTGCGACAGTTTTCGAGAGATCGACCGGTCGCGTGATGAAGGTTCTCACGACCGAACCGGGAATACAGTTTTATTCGGGCAATTTCCTCGACGGCTCGCTCAAGGGCAAAAGCGGCCAGGATTATCCGCTGCGATCCGGCTTCTGTCTTGAGGCTCAACACTATCCCGATTCGCCGAACGAGCCGAAATTCCCGTCGGCCGTTTTGAAACCGGGCAAGAAATATTCGCAGACGACGGTGTATCAGTTTTCCGTGAGATAA
- a CDS encoding right-handed parallel beta-helix repeat-containing protein — translation MIKNTLVTEMKVNFSLAILFFLAVISIEAMPHAPETAACGSGNTRRLAACVPADSTIPGWTKKAGARTSPKGKKVFSANSYGAKVDGVSNSTRAIQAAIDACARSGGGVVSFEKGEYVTGALFLKTNVNLRIDAGVTLLGSQDESEYPKIATRVAGIEMPWPAALINVNDAKNVKISGGGTIDGRGKLWWDKYWDLRKIYEPKGLRWASDYDAERVRLMVIWRSTDVTIENLSLKRSGFWTVQVVYSDHVTVDGVKISDNGGPSTDGVDIDSSSYVLVQNCDIDNNDDDICLKAGRDSDGLRVNRPTEYIFIRNNLIRRGGGIVSFGSETSGGIRHVVALDNRGIGTNEGIRFKSAKTRGGYVEDVLIRGLKMENVRLPFSFTLNWNPSYSYATIPAGMTNVPAYWTVLNTPVLPVERGYCRFENIRIENIEVVGANRIFTASGLPDKVMRNVTFTNITAEGNEAGTIEYAKDWKLKNVTIKTVSGENVKVTNSENVDLPTAVKR, via the coding sequence ATGATCAAAAACACTCTGGTCACAGAAATGAAAGTAAATTTTAGCTTAGCGATATTATTTTTCCTGGCCGTGATTTCGATCGAGGCAATGCCGCATGCGCCCGAAACGGCGGCGTGCGGATCGGGAAATACACGCAGGCTGGCAGCCTGCGTTCCGGCGGATTCGACAATTCCCGGGTGGACGAAAAAAGCAGGGGCTCGGACTTCGCCGAAGGGCAAAAAAGTATTTTCGGCCAATAGCTACGGGGCAAAAGTCGACGGCGTGTCTAACTCGACCAGGGCAATCCAGGCGGCGATCGATGCGTGTGCCAGATCGGGTGGTGGCGTGGTTTCGTTTGAAAAGGGTGAGTACGTTACCGGCGCATTGTTTTTGAAAACCAACGTAAACCTTCGCATCGACGCGGGCGTGACGCTGCTTGGCAGTCAGGACGAGAGCGAATATCCCAAGATCGCGACCCGCGTTGCCGGGATCGAGATGCCTTGGCCCGCCGCTCTAATAAACGTTAACGACGCCAAAAACGTCAAGATCTCAGGTGGTGGTACGATCGATGGCCGCGGCAAGCTGTGGTGGGACAAATATTGGGATTTGCGAAAAATATACGAACCGAAAGGATTGCGCTGGGCCTCGGACTACGATGCCGAACGCGTGCGGCTGATGGTGATCTGGCGATCGACGGACGTGACGATCGAAAACCTGAGCCTTAAACGCTCTGGATTCTGGACGGTTCAGGTCGTTTATTCCGATCACGTGACGGTCGACGGCGTTAAGATCAGCGACAACGGCGGGCCCAGCACCGACGGCGTTGATATTGATTCTTCTTCGTACGTTTTGGTGCAGAATTGCGATATCGACAATAACGACGACGATATTTGTCTCAAAGCGGGCCGCGACAGTGATGGCCTGCGGGTAAACCGACCGACCGAATACATTTTTATCCGTAACAATCTGATCCGACGCGGCGGCGGCATTGTGTCGTTTGGCAGCGAGACCTCGGGCGGTATCAGGCACGTTGTCGCTCTCGATAATCGCGGCATCGGCACGAACGAGGGGATTCGATTCAAATCTGCGAAGACACGCGGCGGCTACGTCGAGGACGTGCTGATTCGCGGGTTGAAAATGGAGAATGTGCGGCTGCCATTCAGTTTCACGCTCAATTGGAACCCAAGCTACAGCTACGCCACAATACCCGCCGGGATGACCAATGTTCCCGCGTATTGGACCGTTTTGAACACGCCTGTTTTGCCGGTTGAGCGTGGCTATTGCCGGTTCGAAAATATTCGCATCGAGAATATCGAGGTCGTTGGAGCGAACCGGATATTCACCGCATCGGGCTTGCCGGACAAGGTGATGCGAAATGTGACGTTCACAAACATAACGGCCGAAGGCAACGAGGCCGGAACGATCGAATATGCGAAGGACTGGAAACTCAAGAACGTGACGATCAAAACGGTTTCCGGTGAAAATGTGAAAGTTACTAATAGCGAAAATGTCGATCTGCCGACGGCTGTGAAACGATGA
- a CDS encoding glycoside hydrolase family 28 protein, with protein MKQKILILLTIATCFFALSDSRSTVDAADNKVFFNIRDYGAKGDGTTLDTAAINKAIETAASKGGGTVYFPAGTYLSFSIRLKSNITLFLDNGATLFAADPAVHKGKYDMPEPNEFDMYQDFGHSHWQNSLMWGIGIENFAIIGQGKIDGKGLSKRSPGPRRPRTAGETPASMANNPSPLGELAPITEMNGLGTKAIALKLSKNITLKDFTIFQGGHFALLATGVDNLTVDGLRVDTNRDGFDIDACRNVRISNVYVNSPNDDAIVLKSSYALGFNRATENVTITNSQVSGFDLGTFLDGTFKTTQEFAPDKDRVTGRLKFGTESNGGFKNITISNINFVHCRGLALETVDGGYIEDISISNITMRDITTAPIFIRLGKRQRAPDGTPVAKIRRVTIDNVVVSDAHHEYASIIAGLAESPVEDVRLSNIRIHYKGGGTKQDAARVVPENEKSYPEPSMFGVLPAYGFYVRHAKGITFDNVKVTFDKPEERPAFVLDDVKDIDLFRIDAQPTSAFFVLKNVETFSVQQSKNIKDQRIERVEQKQF; from the coding sequence ATGAAACAAAAGATACTCATACTCCTGACGATCGCGACGTGTTTTTTTGCCCTGTCGGATAGCCGCTCTACGGTTGATGCTGCGGATAATAAGGTCTTTTTCAACATCCGCGACTACGGGGCAAAAGGCGATGGCACGACGCTCGACACCGCGGCGATCAACAAAGCGATCGAAACGGCGGCCTCGAAAGGCGGTGGAACAGTCTATTTCCCGGCTGGTACATACCTGAGTTTTTCTATTCGCCTGAAAAGCAATATCACGCTCTTTCTCGACAACGGAGCCACTCTATTTGCAGCGGATCCGGCGGTTCATAAGGGCAAATACGACATGCCGGAACCGAATGAGTTCGATATGTATCAGGATTTCGGGCATTCGCATTGGCAGAATTCGCTGATGTGGGGGATCGGGATCGAGAATTTTGCGATCATCGGCCAAGGCAAGATCGACGGCAAAGGCCTTTCAAAACGCAGTCCCGGCCCCCGTCGGCCACGAACTGCGGGCGAGACCCCGGCCAGCATGGCGAATAATCCGTCGCCGCTGGGCGAATTGGCACCGATCACTGAGATGAACGGACTTGGAACCAAGGCCATCGCACTGAAGCTTTCAAAAAACATCACGCTCAAGGATTTCACGATCTTTCAGGGCGGCCATTTTGCGTTGCTCGCGACCGGCGTTGATAACCTGACCGTTGACGGCCTTCGCGTCGACACTAACCGCGACGGTTTTGATATTGATGCGTGTCGTAACGTGCGTATTTCCAATGTTTACGTTAATTCGCCGAATGACGATGCGATCGTGCTCAAGAGTAGCTACGCACTTGGATTTAACCGTGCGACCGAGAATGTGACGATCACGAATTCACAGGTCTCCGGCTTCGATCTGGGAACGTTTCTGGATGGGACCTTCAAAACCACCCAAGAATTCGCTCCCGATAAAGACCGCGTGACCGGAAGGCTGAAATTCGGCACGGAATCGAACGGCGGATTTAAGAATATTACGATCTCGAACATAAACTTCGTCCATTGCCGCGGGCTTGCTCTCGAGACGGTAGACGGCGGTTATATCGAGGATATTTCCATCTCGAACATCACGATGCGCGATATCACGACCGCACCGATCTTTATCCGCCTCGGTAAGCGTCAGCGCGCGCCGGACGGAACGCCGGTTGCGAAAATTCGGCGAGTCACTATCGACAATGTTGTCGTCTCAGACGCTCATCACGAATACGCTTCGATCATCGCCGGTCTTGCCGAAAGTCCGGTCGAGGACGTTCGCCTGAGCAATATCCGCATACATTACAAAGGCGGCGGAACGAAACAGGACGCCGCGCGCGTCGTCCCTGAAAACGAAAAAAGCTATCCGGAACCGAGTATGTTCGGCGTACTGCCAGCCTACGGATTCTACGTGCGACATGCGAAAGGTATTACCTTCGACAACGTGAAAGTGACTTTCGATAAACCAGAGGAGCGGCCGGCTTTCGTGCTGGATGATGTAAAGGACATCGACCTTTTCCGCATCGACGCGCAGCCGACATCGGCGTTCTTTGTGCTGAAGAATGTCGAGACCTTCAGCGTTCAGCAGAGCAAAAATATCAAGGATCAGCGGATCGAACGGGTCGAGCAGAAGCAATTTTAG
- a CDS encoding DUF4982 domain-containing protein encodes MKSAIRSFSFMLIAVMIFTATVTAASGGREIRNFDAGWLFYKGDAASAKDQGFNDKEWRKLNVPHDWSIEGPFDAKALTGGAGGFLPSGIGWYRKHFTVPAAQASRRLFIEFDGVMANSDVWINGVHLGKRPYGYISFKYELTDHINFGKDNVIAVRADTSQQPASRWYTGAGIFRHVRLVVTNSVHLERWSVFVTTPEVSESEAVVKIEASINNGSEKGVPIATEWKVFDPRGKLVSRTGNRGLTIDAGKGGAAYAELKIAKPELWNFEKPSLYTAVVTILSNGKPIDSETVTFGIRSFEFVPATGFWLNGQNYKLLGACLHHDGSAFGAAVPLAVWERRLNKLRELGVNAIRTAHNPPSPEFLDLTDRMGFFVMDETFDQWTKAKNPYDYHLYFDEWSKIDTRDMVLRDRNHPSVMMYSTGNEIRDNHADQEKAKETLRGLIDVFHANDPTRPVTQALFRPNIEGANDYNNGLADMLDVVGQNYRENELLAAYKQNPTRKIIGTENDRQSLSQWLALRDNPQMSGQFVWAGVDYLGESRAWPNYGFSFGLLDRTATKRPLGWQRQSWWSSKPMVYLARRIAPNTASPTDPGWDPDEQRRTQVVFEDWTPKNLSPHEENVEVYSNCEEVELFLNGKSLGSKPKNANDSPRNWKVNFEAGTVKAVGKNGGKAVAEFELKTAGKPAKIVLATDKMRIANDWDDVAFVSATVVDANGVKIPTASGMISFETSGSGFLAAVDSADNSDHDPFQAKQRRAFQGTCFALIKGKKAGQIVLTAGAPGLVGAKINIAVK; translated from the coding sequence ATGAAAAGTGCGATCAGATCTTTTTCGTTCATGTTAATCGCGGTGATGATATTCACCGCAACTGTCACGGCAGCTTCGGGCGGACGCGAGATACGAAATTTCGATGCCGGCTGGCTCTTTTATAAAGGCGATGCTGCGAGTGCTAAAGATCAGGGATTCAACGACAAAGAATGGAGAAAGCTTAACGTTCCGCACGATTGGAGCATCGAAGGGCCGTTTGACGCGAAGGCTCTGACTGGCGGTGCCGGCGGATTTTTGCCATCGGGAATTGGATGGTATCGCAAGCATTTTACTGTTCCGGCAGCTCAGGCATCGCGGCGCTTGTTTATCGAATTCGACGGCGTGATGGCAAACAGCGACGTGTGGATCAACGGCGTTCATCTTGGCAAACGGCCTTACGGCTACATCAGTTTCAAATACGAACTTACCGATCACATCAATTTTGGTAAGGACAACGTCATCGCCGTTCGGGCCGACACATCGCAGCAGCCGGCTTCGCGATGGTATACAGGCGCGGGTATCTTCCGGCATGTCCGGCTGGTGGTGACAAATTCGGTCCACCTGGAAAGATGGTCTGTTTTCGTTACAACGCCTGAGGTCAGTGAGAGCGAGGCTGTCGTAAAGATCGAGGCGAGCATTAATAATGGGTCGGAAAAAGGTGTGCCGATCGCGACCGAGTGGAAGGTCTTTGATCCGAGGGGCAAGCTCGTTTCCAGGACAGGTAACCGAGGCTTGACTATCGATGCAGGCAAGGGCGGTGCTGCATACGCGGAGTTGAAGATCGCAAAACCGGAGCTCTGGAATTTTGAGAAGCCCAGTCTATATACGGCCGTCGTCACGATACTTTCAAATGGAAAACCGATCGATAGCGAGACCGTTACATTCGGCATACGTTCATTTGAGTTTGTTCCCGCGACCGGTTTTTGGCTAAACGGCCAGAATTATAAGCTTCTAGGTGCTTGCTTGCATCACGACGGCAGTGCCTTTGGGGCTGCGGTTCCGTTGGCGGTTTGGGAGCGGCGGTTGAATAAGCTCCGCGAGCTCGGCGTTAACGCGATACGAACGGCGCACAATCCGCCTTCGCCGGAATTCCTCGATCTGACCGACCGCATGGGATTTTTCGTTATGGATGAGACCTTCGACCAATGGACGAAAGCGAAAAATCCATACGACTATCACCTTTATTTCGACGAATGGTCGAAGATAGACACGCGCGACATGGTGCTCCGCGATCGGAATCACCCGAGCGTGATGATGTACAGTACAGGCAACGAGATCCGTGACAACCACGCCGACCAGGAAAAGGCCAAAGAGACGCTTCGCGGGCTGATCGATGTTTTCCACGCGAATGACCCTACGCGGCCTGTGACGCAGGCACTTTTCCGGCCAAATATCGAGGGAGCGAACGACTACAACAACGGGCTCGCCGACATGCTTGACGTCGTCGGGCAAAACTATCGCGAGAACGAACTCCTCGCCGCTTACAAGCAGAATCCGACACGCAAGATAATCGGCACCGAGAATGACCGCCAGAGCCTGTCGCAGTGGCTGGCTCTTCGCGATAATCCGCAGATGTCGGGGCAGTTCGTGTGGGCCGGTGTCGATTATCTTGGCGAATCGCGGGCATGGCCGAATTACGGGTTTTCATTCGGCCTGCTCGACCGCACGGCTACAAAGCGCCCACTTGGGTGGCAGCGTCAGAGTTGGTGGAGCTCTAAGCCGATGGTCTATCTCGCCCGCCGCATTGCTCCGAACACTGCATCACCGACCGATCCGGGCTGGGATCCGGACGAGCAGCGAAGAACGCAGGTCGTCTTCGAGGATTGGACGCCAAAGAATCTCAGCCCACATGAGGAGAACGTCGAGGTTTACAGCAACTGCGAAGAGGTTGAACTGTTTTTAAACGGCAAGTCGCTTGGTTCGAAGCCCAAGAATGCGAATGACAGCCCTCGCAACTGGAAGGTGAATTTCGAAGCCGGGACGGTCAAAGCCGTCGGCAAAAACGGCGGCAAGGCGGTTGCCGAATTTGAACTGAAAACTGCCGGAAAACCCGCAAAGATCGTGCTCGCAACCGACAAAATGCGGATCGCGAACGACTGGGACGATGTCGCATTCGTCTCGGCGACCGTGGTCGATGCGAACGGCGTGAAGATACCGACGGCGAGCGGCATGATCAGTTTTGAGACATCGGGTTCAGGATTTTTGGCTGCGGTCGATAGCGCGGATAACTCGGATCACGATCCATTTCAAGCGAAGCAGCGGAGGGCGTTTCAGGGGACGTGTTTCGCTTTGATCAAGGGAAAGAAGGCAGGTCAGATAGTATTGACCGCGGGTGCTCCGGGCCTCGTCGGTGCAAAGATCAACATTGCGGTCAAATGA